Proteins encoded together in one Polaribacter reichenbachii window:
- a CDS encoding FAD-dependent oxidoreductase, with product MIQETFNKKVRKSKEITISTDLVVIGGGTAGVCAAITAARKGIKVTLVQDRPILGGNASSEVRLWILGATSHMGNNNRWSREGGVMDEILVENLYRNKEGNAVIFDTVLLEKVLNEENITLLLNTAVYDVYKSNDTKIESVKAFNAQNSTEYNIKAPLFCDASGDGIVAFKAGASFRMGAESKEEFGELFAPDKSYGELLGHSMYFYSKETDKPVKYIPPAYALKDITTVPRYKSIGKDDKGCRFWWFEYGGRHDTIHETEEIKYELWKVIYGVWDYIKNSGEFEGVENMTLEWVATVPGKRESRRFEGLYMMKQQDVIEQTKFDDAIAFGGWAIDLHPADGVYSELSGCTQWHSKGVYDIPYRSFVSKDIDNLFLAGRIISATHVAFGSTRVMATTGFCAQAVGMAAAICIENDLNPAEILENGKIKELQNELNIIGQSILNVPIQKASNLINSADVKASSSLSLSEIPFDGDWFQLSISSAQMLPLKANQNYSFKVKVKATEATTLKVELRTSEKAENYTPEVIIETQAFDLQKGQQFIEVSFSKRLEKNQYGFVTFLSNENVSIKTSNKRFTGILSVFNGVNKAVSNNGKQTPPENIGVDTFEFWTPHRRPKGQNIAMEISPAIDDFSSENLGNGFVRPYIKSNAWVADLKDEKPTVKVVWDKEKELSEIKLFLDSDYDHPLESTLMGHPEEVVPFMIQNYVIKNLEGEILFTKQGNYQTINQFKFDEKTKLKGLIFEFDHPSENVPASIFEIYCA from the coding sequence ATGATTCAAGAAACATTTAATAAAAAGGTTAGAAAATCAAAAGAAATTACTATTTCTACAGATTTGGTAGTTATTGGTGGTGGAACAGCAGGAGTTTGTGCAGCAATTACAGCAGCCAGAAAAGGCATAAAAGTAACATTGGTGCAAGATAGACCCATTTTAGGTGGTAATGCTTCATCAGAAGTTCGTCTTTGGATTTTAGGTGCAACTTCTCATATGGGTAACAACAATCGTTGGTCTAGAGAAGGTGGAGTTATGGATGAAATTTTAGTTGAAAACCTCTACAGAAACAAAGAAGGAAATGCGGTTATTTTTGATACTGTTTTGTTAGAGAAAGTGCTAAATGAAGAAAATATTACCTTACTTTTAAATACTGCTGTATATGACGTTTATAAATCTAATGACACAAAAATTGAATCTGTAAAAGCATTTAACGCTCAAAATTCTACAGAATATAACATAAAAGCACCTTTGTTTTGCGATGCTTCTGGAGATGGAATTGTGGCGTTTAAAGCAGGCGCAAGTTTTAGAATGGGAGCAGAGTCTAAAGAAGAATTTGGCGAATTGTTTGCACCAGATAAATCTTATGGCGAATTGTTGGGACATTCTATGTATTTCTACAGCAAAGAAACAGACAAACCTGTAAAATACATTCCGCCTGCGTATGCTTTAAAAGATATTACTACAGTTCCTAGATATAAATCCATTGGTAAAGACGATAAAGGTTGCCGTTTTTGGTGGTTTGAATATGGAGGAAGACACGATACAATTCACGAAACAGAAGAAATAAAATACGAACTATGGAAAGTAATTTACGGAGTTTGGGATTACATCAAAAATTCAGGTGAATTTGAGGGTGTAGAAAATATGACTTTAGAATGGGTTGCAACTGTACCAGGAAAAAGAGAAAGTAGGCGTTTTGAGGGTTTATATATGATGAAACAACAAGATGTTATTGAACAAACAAAGTTTGATGACGCCATTGCATTTGGGGGTTGGGCAATCGATTTACATCCTGCAGACGGAGTTTACAGCGAACTTTCTGGTTGTACGCAATGGCATTCTAAAGGTGTTTACGATATTCCTTATCGTTCTTTTGTAAGCAAGGATATAGATAATCTATTCTTAGCTGGCAGAATAATCAGTGCAACTCACGTAGCTTTTGGCTCAACAAGAGTAATGGCTACAACTGGTTTTTGTGCACAAGCTGTGGGTATGGCTGCTGCTATTTGTATAGAAAATGACCTAAATCCTGCAGAGATTTTAGAAAATGGTAAAATCAAAGAACTGCAAAATGAGTTGAATATTATTGGGCAAAGTATTCTTAATGTACCAATTCAAAAAGCTTCTAATTTAATTAATTCTGCTGATGTAAAAGCGTCGTCGAGTTTAAGTTTATCAGAAATTCCTTTTGATGGAGATTGGTTTCAATTATCAATTTCATCAGCTCAAATGTTGCCATTAAAAGCAAATCAGAACTATAGTTTTAAAGTGAAAGTAAAAGCTACTGAAGCTACAACTTTGAAAGTTGAACTAAGAACATCAGAAAAAGCAGAAAATTACACACCCGAAGTTATCATAGAAACTCAAGCATTTGATTTACAAAAAGGACAGCAATTCATAGAAGTTTCATTTTCTAAAAGATTAGAAAAAAATCAATATGGTTTTGTTACTTTTTTATCTAATGAAAATGTAAGCATTAAAACGAGCAATAAAAGATTTACAGGAATTTTATCTGTTTTTAACGGAGTAAATAAGGCCGTTTCAAACAACGGAAAACAAACGCCACCAGAAAATATTGGTGTAGATACTTTTGAATTTTGGACACCTCATAGAAGACCAAAAGGACAAAATATTGCGATGGAAATTTCGCCAGCAATAGATGATTTTAGCTCCGAAAATTTAGGAAACGGATTTGTAAGACCTTACATAAAATCCAATGCTTGGGTTGCAGACTTAAAAGATGAAAAGCCAACAGTAAAAGTGGTTTGGGATAAAGAAAAAGAATTGTCAGAAATCAAATTATTTTTAGATTCTGATTACGATCATCCATTAGAATCTACATTAATGGGGCATCCAGAAGAGGTGGTGCCATTTATGATTCAGAATTATGTGATTAAAAATTTAGAAGGAGAAATTTTATTTACCAAGCAAGGTAATTATCAAACTATAAATCAATTTAAGTTTGATGAAAAAACGAAATTAAAAGGATTGATTTTTGAATTCGATCATCCTTCAGAAAATGTACCAGCATCAATTTTTGAAATCTATTGCGCATAA
- a CDS encoding sodium:solute symporter family protein — translation MGTIDLSVILIFTLLVFICGMSFSKAGKNMKSYFAAGGALPWWMSGLSLFMSFFSAGTFVVWGSIAYSTGWVAVTIQWTMCIAGVIIGFFIAPKWQKTKALTAAEYISERLGKSTQKIYTYLFLFISIFTTGAFLYPVAKIVEVSTGIPITTSIIVLGVLILIYTAVGGLWAVIVTDVLQFIVLTAAVLIVVPLSFDKIGGIDNFISQAPERFFEFTNSEYSWVFMIAFGLYNLFFIAGNWAYVQRYTSVATPKDAKKVGWLFGALYTISPLIWMLPPMIYRVLNPELGELADEGAYLLMCKEVLPVGMLGLMLGGMVFATSSSVNTTLNISAGVLTNDLYKSFFPNTTDKSLVRIARIATILLGLLTIIIALLVPLFGGIVEVVMSLAALTGGAMFLPPLWALFSRRQTGKTVLIVTFVSLAINAFFKFLAPSLIDLTLGRAMEMVVGMCTPILLLLFYEIDLKYSKSKTTAYDTYETNRKLKELQPEEPSDGSNKKGTRVIGIGVASTGFLIVLLALIGDKAQILVGSMGFLVLMLGAYIIYKTKK, via the coding sequence ATGGGAACTATAGATCTTTCAGTTATTTTAATTTTTACACTGCTAGTTTTTATCTGCGGAATGAGTTTTTCTAAAGCTGGTAAAAATATGAAATCGTACTTTGCTGCAGGTGGAGCTTTACCTTGGTGGATGAGTGGTTTGTCTTTATTTATGAGCTTCTTTTCTGCTGGTACTTTTGTAGTTTGGGGTTCTATTGCGTACTCAACTGGTTGGGTTGCAGTAACCATTCAATGGACAATGTGTATTGCAGGTGTAATTATTGGTTTTTTTATTGCACCTAAATGGCAAAAAACAAAAGCTTTAACTGCTGCAGAATATATTTCTGAACGTTTAGGTAAATCTACCCAAAAAATTTATACCTATTTATTTTTATTCATTTCCATTTTTACAACAGGTGCTTTTTTATATCCAGTAGCAAAAATAGTTGAGGTTTCAACGGGTATTCCTATAACAACAAGTATAATTGTTTTAGGTGTTCTTATTTTAATTTACACTGCTGTTGGTGGTTTATGGGCAGTAATTGTAACAGATGTACTTCAATTTATTGTTTTAACAGCCGCTGTTTTAATTGTTGTGCCACTTTCTTTTGATAAAATTGGTGGCATAGATAATTTTATTTCACAAGCTCCAGAACGTTTTTTTGAGTTTACAAATTCAGAATATTCTTGGGTTTTTATGATTGCATTCGGTTTATATAACTTGTTTTTTATAGCTGGTAATTGGGCATATGTACAACGTTATACAAGTGTTGCTACTCCAAAAGATGCAAAAAAAGTAGGTTGGTTGTTTGGTGCATTATACACAATTAGTCCTTTAATTTGGATGTTACCACCTATGATTTACCGAGTTTTAAATCCTGAATTGGGAGAATTAGCAGACGAAGGTGCTTACCTTTTAATGTGTAAAGAAGTGTTGCCTGTTGGTATGTTAGGTTTAATGTTAGGAGGTATGGTTTTTGCCACATCAAGTTCTGTAAATACAACATTAAACATTTCTGCAGGTGTGTTAACCAATGATTTATACAAAAGCTTTTTCCCAAATACTACTGATAAAAGTTTGGTGAGAATTGCAAGAATAGCTACAATTCTATTAGGCTTACTTACCATTATTATTGCTTTGCTAGTCCCACTTTTTGGCGGAATTGTAGAAGTGGTAATGAGTTTGGCAGCCTTAACAGGTGGTGCAATGTTTTTGCCACCTTTATGGGCTTTGTTTTCTAGAAGGCAAACAGGTAAAACAGTATTAATTGTAACATTTGTATCGCTTGCAATTAATGCGTTTTTTAAGTTTTTAGCACCAAGTTTAATCGACCTTACTTTAGGTAGAGCAATGGAAATGGTGGTGGGTATGTGTACACCAATTTTATTACTGCTTTTTTACGAAATAGATTTAAAATACTCGAAAAGTAAAACCACTGCCTATGATACTTATGAGACCAACAGAAAATTAAAAGAGTTGCAACCAGAAGAACCATCTGATGGTAGCAATAAAAAAGGGACTCGAGTTATAGGAATTGGTGTAGCATCTACAGGATTTCTAATAGTACTCTTGGCCTTAATAGGCGATAAAGCTCAAATATTAGTAGGTAGTATGGGGTTTTTAGTGTTGATGTTAGGAGCATATATCATATATAAAACAAAGAAATAG
- a CDS encoding LacI family DNA-binding transcriptional regulator: MEYITIKDIAKKLNVSISTVSRAFNDKYDIKKETRELVLKTANEMGYRPNPIAKKLIQKRSYNIGIVVPEFVNSFFPEVIIGAQEILHQKGYQVLVMQSNDSWEIELKNVETLVDNMVDGLIVSLSSEDHNNKYYNSLIKRGIPIVFFNRVVDEFEASKVLFDDFKWALFATEHLIIQGYKNITHIAGSKNLTLTKNRIKGFKAAHRKYKQELGSIIYAGFTMEDGERVALEMIEKEKVPRAIFAANDATAIGAMKIFKEHGFLIPDDVAFVGFSESRLAKNVSPPISSVEQPTYDIGQSTAKLLLDQIENKGLHIPQTLILNGRLNIRESSINLKKV; this comes from the coding sequence ATGGAATATATTACCATTAAAGACATTGCTAAAAAGCTAAATGTTTCTATTTCTACTGTGTCTAGAGCTTTTAATGATAAGTATGATATTAAGAAAGAAACTAGAGAATTGGTCTTAAAAACTGCCAATGAAATGGGTTATAGACCCAATCCAATTGCAAAAAAATTAATTCAAAAAAGGTCTTATAATATTGGTATTGTTGTACCTGAATTTGTAAACAGTTTTTTTCCTGAAGTAATTATTGGCGCGCAAGAAATTTTACATCAGAAAGGATATCAAGTACTTGTAATGCAGTCTAATGATTCTTGGGAAATTGAATTAAAAAATGTTGAAACTTTAGTAGATAATATGGTTGATGGCTTAATTGTTTCTCTTTCTTCTGAAGACCACAATAACAAATACTACAATTCCTTGATTAAAAGAGGAATTCCTATTGTATTTTTTAATCGAGTTGTAGATGAATTTGAAGCCTCTAAAGTTTTGTTTGATGATTTTAAATGGGCTTTATTTGCTACAGAACATCTGATTATACAAGGATATAAAAACATTACTCATATTGCAGGTAGTAAAAATTTGACTTTGACTAAAAACAGGATTAAAGGTTTTAAAGCTGCGCATCGTAAATACAAACAAGAATTAGGGAGTATCATTTATGCTGGTTTTACAATGGAAGATGGCGAACGAGTTGCTCTAGAAATGATTGAAAAAGAAAAAGTACCAAGAGCTATTTTTGCGGCTAATGATGCCACTGCAATTGGTGCAATGAAAATATTTAAAGAGCACGGTTTTTTAATACCAGATGATGTTGCTTTTGTTGGTTTTTCTGAATCTAGATTGGCTAAAAATGTATCGCCTCCTATTTCTTCTGTAGAGCAACCCACATATGATATTGGACAATCTACAGCAAAATTATTATTAGACCAAATAGAAAATAAGGGTTTACACATACCACAAACCCTTATTTTAAACGGACGATTAAATATTAGAGAATCATCTATAAACTTAAAAAAAGTTTAA
- a CDS encoding glycoside hydrolase family 117 protein — protein MKYLVLTVLVLMMSCSTTQQKEESQELPEKGFPFYMPKEKPAIKLSKAMERNYDAYMGIQPKYNELYSQFKYTELKGFDYNNHDGTITRRDPSKIIFENGKYYIWYTYRNTKTAPVGGKNAHLATDEIPSSDWDLCDIWYATSKDGFTWEEQGVAIKRPEKPAVGWRSVTTTDILKWKGKYYLYYQGFMEVSGLRGDDCPVAVSYADSPDGPWTPHSEVVIPNGGEGQWDQFSIHDPYPLVHNGKIYLYYKSDSGKGDDLIRLQGLATADNPLGPFTKHPQNPIINSGHETTMFPFKEGIAALVIKDGNEHFTVQYAEDGVNFDIASITELMPVAGGPFIPDAFTDTKDGRGITWGVSHLTNVTEWSKNHAILLRFDCDLSLDVDDQQMKKSQYYRKPAFYYKHGLSKAQKDRVEKQNKELLKNKN, from the coding sequence ATGAAGTATTTGGTCTTAACTGTTTTGGTCTTAATGATGTCTTGCAGTACTACCCAACAGAAAGAAGAATCACAAGAATTACCAGAAAAAGGATTTCCTTTTTATATGCCTAAAGAAAAGCCAGCCATAAAATTAAGTAAGGCTATGGAGCGTAATTACGATGCTTATATGGGTATTCAACCAAAATACAATGAATTGTATTCTCAATTTAAATATACAGAACTAAAAGGTTTTGATTACAACAATCACGATGGTACAATTACAAGAAGAGATCCATCTAAAATTATTTTCGAAAACGGAAAATATTACATATGGTATACGTATAGAAATACAAAAACAGCACCAGTTGGTGGTAAAAACGCTCATTTAGCAACAGACGAAATTCCTTCTAGTGATTGGGATTTATGCGATATTTGGTATGCAACCAGTAAAGATGGTTTTACTTGGGAAGAGCAAGGTGTTGCTATAAAAAGACCAGAAAAACCAGCTGTAGGTTGGCGTTCTGTAACAACTACAGATATTTTAAAATGGAAAGGTAAATACTATTTGTATTACCAAGGATTTATGGAAGTTAGTGGTTTAAGAGGTGATGATTGCCCAGTGGCAGTTTCTTATGCAGATTCTCCTGATGGACCTTGGACACCTCATAGCGAAGTTGTAATTCCTAATGGAGGAGAGGGTCAGTGGGATCAATTTTCAATTCATGATCCTTATCCTTTAGTACACAATGGAAAAATTTATTTGTATTATAAATCAGACTCAGGTAAAGGTGATGATTTAATAAGATTACAAGGTTTAGCTACTGCAGACAATCCTTTAGGACCTTTCACAAAACATCCTCAAAATCCTATTATTAATTCAGGTCATGAAACTACAATGTTTCCTTTTAAAGAAGGTATTGCAGCTTTAGTAATTAAAGATGGTAATGAGCATTTTACAGTGCAATATGCAGAAGATGGTGTAAATTTCGATATTGCATCAATCACAGAGTTAATGCCAGTTGCTGGTGGGCCATTTATACCAGATGCGTTTACAGATACAAAAGATGGTAGAGGGATTACTTGGGGTGTATCTCATTTAACAAACGTAACAGAATGGAGTAAAAATCACGCAATTTTATTACGTTTCGATTGCGATTTAAGTTTAGATGTTGATGATCAGCAAATGAAAAAATCGCAATATTATAGAAAGCCAGCGTTTTATTATAAACACGGTTTAAGTAAGGCGCAAAAAGATAGAGTAGAAAAGCAGAATAAAGAATTATTAAAGAATAAGAATTAA
- a CDS encoding sulfatase-like hydrolase/transferase translates to MIRIVFILLTFALHANLQAQTNIVFIESDDQSNQALGAYGNTAMVTPNLDALAKDGVSFTNAYNMGCWSPAVCVPSRTMLFYGKTLWKSQKINRKNAPKAFPEVLKENGFATFMTGKWHAYGKKPNEIFEKLGSIQPGQLKTYNSKAGHITDITGKEAVEYIENYKDNKPFFMYVAFNAPHVPRQTTQNYYDLYPAKEIVLPPSVVDNIPLNKNVKYQYTNNPLRSKTMQNRVQQNNAMVTHMDDRIGDIIKALKQKGIYNNTIIVFMSDHGINFGENGVAGKVCLYEPSVTAPLIIKAPKIKANTKIKERVYLQDINPTLFDLLGFKGVENIDFQSLKPLIDKKAKARESIYLAMFDDQRGIISNNKKLIMYPKTGAIEYYNLEKDPWETRNLLDNKKSKPVIKSLLSKFENWQLKVGDTVNVNKIYKEYIN, encoded by the coding sequence ATGATAAGAATAGTTTTTATATTACTAACTTTTGCTTTACATGCAAATTTACAAGCACAAACCAACATCGTTTTTATCGAATCTGATGATCAAAGCAATCAAGCTTTGGGTGCGTATGGAAATACAGCAATGGTAACACCTAATTTAGATGCGTTAGCAAAAGATGGAGTTTCTTTTACAAATGCATACAATATGGGCTGTTGGTCTCCAGCAGTTTGTGTGCCCAGTAGAACAATGTTGTTTTACGGAAAAACCTTATGGAAATCGCAAAAAATAAATAGAAAAAATGCACCAAAAGCTTTTCCTGAAGTTTTAAAAGAAAATGGTTTTGCAACTTTTATGACAGGTAAATGGCACGCTTATGGTAAAAAACCAAATGAAATTTTCGAAAAGTTAGGTAGCATACAACCTGGTCAGTTAAAAACTTATAATTCAAAAGCGGGTCATATTACAGACATTACAGGTAAAGAAGCAGTAGAATATATTGAAAATTACAAGGATAATAAACCATTTTTTATGTACGTAGCTTTTAATGCACCTCATGTGCCAAGACAAACTACGCAAAATTATTACGATTTATATCCTGCTAAAGAAATTGTTTTACCACCAAGTGTTGTAGATAATATACCTCTAAATAAAAATGTAAAATATCAATATACAAACAATCCTTTAAGATCAAAAACCATGCAAAATAGAGTACAGCAAAATAATGCTATGGTTACGCATATGGATGATAGAATTGGAGACATCATAAAAGCCCTTAAACAAAAAGGAATTTACAACAACACAATTATTGTATTTATGTCTGATCATGGAATTAATTTTGGCGAAAACGGAGTTGCTGGTAAAGTTTGTTTGTACGAGCCAAGTGTAACAGCTCCATTAATTATAAAAGCACCAAAAATTAAAGCCAATACCAAAATAAAAGAACGTGTTTATTTACAAGATATTAACCCAACGTTATTCGATTTATTAGGTTTTAAAGGTGTAGAGAATATCGATTTTCAAAGTTTAAAACCCTTAATCGATAAAAAAGCTAAAGCTAGAGAATCTATCTATTTAGCGATGTTTGATGATCAAAGAGGAATTATATCAAACAATAAAAAATTAATTATGTATCCAAAAACAGGTGCAATAGAGTACTACAATTTAGAAAAAGACCCTTGGGAAACTAGAAATTTACTTGACAACAAGAAATCGAAGCCAGTAATAAAAAGTTTATTAAGTAAATTCGAAAATTGGCAATTAAAAGTAGGAGATACTGTAAACGTAAATAAAATTTACAAAGAATATATTAACTAA
- a CDS encoding sulfatase-like hydrolase/transferase, whose product MSTFLLKIIFAFCLVFSIGKAFGQENNVNKKPNVLLIYTDDHRFSGIHTLAGLQVQTPNIDQLAKDGITFTKTYLMGSFSGATCIPSRAMLLTGKNLFTLDGVGRNIPKNDTTIAEAFQKEGYDTHIVGKWHQDNASLNRSFNSGDKIMGRSAYLTDHFRMPFWDFNKNSNYTRKEAYLLVYDKKGKRIKRSLTKEDKKGPIGTERIGPHTSEVFAEHASNYIKKSKKEKPFFMYLAFHAPHDPRQAPQEYLDKYNTKNIKLPPSYLPQHPFDNGAMTVRDEALAPWPRTNEIAKKHLAEYYAIITHLDAQIGKVIQALKDSGAYKNTIIVLAGDSGLAVGNHGLIGKQNVYDEDGLHVPFIISGNYIKQKGRKIDALSYIQDIFPTICDLANLKKPKSMNGKSLKPVIDYKTEQIRQSTYHAYKQFQRAYRKGDFKLIEYVKANGNHWKNGPFIAGARVTQLFNIKDDFWETTDLSFLPQYKEKVALMRKEMKAKADELGDVKVTSSKEREYHFWDYYN is encoded by the coding sequence ATGAGCACATTTTTATTGAAAATTATTTTTGCTTTTTGTCTTGTTTTTTCAATAGGTAAAGCTTTTGGACAAGAGAACAATGTTAACAAAAAACCCAATGTTTTATTAATTTATACAGACGATCATCGATTTTCGGGTATTCACACGTTAGCAGGTTTACAAGTGCAAACACCAAACATAGATCAACTTGCAAAAGACGGCATTACATTTACCAAAACGTATTTAATGGGTTCTTTTTCTGGAGCAACTTGCATACCTAGTAGAGCAATGTTGCTAACAGGTAAAAATTTATTTACGCTAGATGGTGTTGGAAGAAACATTCCGAAAAACGATACAACCATAGCAGAAGCTTTTCAAAAAGAAGGTTATGATACACATATTGTAGGTAAATGGCATCAAGATAACGCATCACTAAATCGCTCTTTTAATTCTGGTGATAAAATTATGGGTAGAAGTGCATATTTAACAGATCATTTTAGAATGCCTTTTTGGGATTTTAACAAAAATAGCAACTATACTCGTAAAGAAGCTTATTTGTTAGTATATGATAAAAAAGGTAAAAGAATAAAAAGAAGCTTAACAAAAGAAGATAAAAAAGGACCTATAGGAACAGAAAGAATAGGGCCACATACATCAGAAGTGTTTGCAGAACATGCATCGAATTACATCAAAAAAAGCAAAAAAGAAAAACCTTTTTTTATGTATTTGGCATTTCATGCACCTCATGATCCAAGACAAGCACCTCAAGAATATTTAGATAAATACAATACAAAAAATATAAAGTTACCACCCTCTTATTTACCACAACATCCTTTTGATAATGGAGCAATGACTGTTAGAGATGAAGCTCTTGCACCTTGGCCAAGAACCAATGAAATCGCTAAAAAGCACTTAGCAGAATATTATGCAATTATTACGCATTTAGATGCGCAAATTGGTAAAGTAATACAAGCTTTAAAAGATAGTGGGGCGTATAAAAATACAATTATTGTTTTAGCAGGCGATAGTGGTTTGGCAGTAGGTAACCACGGATTAATAGGAAAACAAAATGTATATGATGAAGATGGTTTACACGTACCTTTTATCATTTCTGGAAATTACATAAAACAGAAAGGTAGAAAAATTGACGCGTTAAGTTACATTCAAGATATTTTTCCAACCATTTGTGATCTTGCAAATTTAAAAAAGCCAAAATCGATGAATGGTAAAAGTTTAAAACCTGTAATAGATTATAAAACCGAACAAATTAGGCAATCAACATATCATGCTTATAAACAATTTCAAAGAGCATACAGAAAAGGAGATTTTAAATTAATCGAATATGTAAAAGCAAATGGTAATCATTGGAAAAATGGACCTTTTATTGCAGGTGCTAGAGTAACGCAATTGTTTAATATTAAAGATGATTTTTGGGAAACCACAGATTTATCGTTTTTACCACAATACAAAGAAAAGGTTGCTCTAATGAGAAAAGAAATGAAAGCAAAAGCTGATGAATTAGGTGATGTTAAAGTAACAAGCAGTAAAGAAAGAGAATATCATTTTTGGGATTATTATAATTAA
- a CDS encoding glycoside hydrolase family 28 protein produces MIKKAIVLFIFYLQFSVFATDFNVIKYGAKADGITKDTKAVQAAIDACTKNGGGKVIIPAGKTVVIGTIYLKDFVTLHIENGAILLGSPDYKDYTTDTHYNTYKNEHHMDRCLIFARNAKSFAIEGYGTINGNGSPKNFNRKKGNGRPMLLRFYKCNDIKIRNVNLINPAAWTSAWLYCNEIVVSGIKIVSNINHNGDGLDFDGCTNVRVSDSSFDNSDDSICLQTSNPDYPIKNVTVTNCIFKTKWGGMRIGLASRGNFESVTVSNCTFFDIKDSGLKIQMNEGGEMKNMTFTNLTMKNVPRPVFMTFCQQRAGVDAPQEMLPYKAMHSFIFSNFIVDNRELDKNSAFFLTGMPNHYIQDIQLNNIQFTVAGGGTKQDASNKIKEYTLETIGNWWPEFSKVGTLPAYGLYARHIEGLTVNNFQVNTITEDKRPTLVFDDVKDGYIENIYSNRKKITKKQFVNK; encoded by the coding sequence ATGATAAAAAAAGCAATAGTTTTGTTTATATTTTATTTGCAATTTTCAGTTTTTGCAACCGATTTTAATGTGATAAAATATGGTGCAAAAGCAGACGGAATTACCAAAGACACAAAAGCGGTACAAGCAGCTATAGATGCTTGTACCAAAAATGGTGGAGGTAAAGTAATTATTCCTGCTGGTAAAACAGTTGTAATTGGTACGATCTATTTAAAAGATTTTGTAACGCTTCATATAGAAAACGGAGCTATTTTATTAGGTAGCCCAGATTATAAAGATTACACAACAGATACGCATTATAATACGTACAAGAACGAACATCATATGGATCGTTGCTTAATTTTTGCTCGCAATGCAAAATCTTTTGCAATAGAGGGTTATGGAACAATAAATGGTAATGGATCTCCTAAAAATTTTAATAGAAAAAAAGGAAATGGAAGACCAATGTTATTGCGTTTTTATAAATGTAATGACATTAAAATAAGAAATGTAAACTTAATAAACCCTGCAGCATGGACATCTGCTTGGTTGTATTGTAATGAAATTGTGGTTTCAGGAATTAAAATTGTAAGTAACATAAATCATAATGGAGATGGTTTAGATTTTGATGGTTGTACCAATGTTAGAGTTAGTGATTCTTCTTTTGATAATAGCGATGATTCTATTTGTTTACAAACATCAAACCCAGATTATCCTATTAAAAACGTAACAGTAACCAATTGTATTTTTAAAACAAAATGGGGAGGAATGCGAATAGGTTTGGCATCGAGAGGTAATTTTGAATCGGTTACAGTTTCTAATTGTACTTTTTTTGATATCAAAGATTCAGGTTTAAAAATTCAGATGAATGAAGGTGGAGAAATGAAAAATATGACCTTTACAAATCTAACAATGAAAAATGTTCCGAGGCCAGTTTTTATGACTTTTTGCCAACAAAGAGCAGGTGTAGATGCACCACAAGAAATGTTGCCTTACAAAGCAATGCACAGTTTTATTTTTAGCAATTTTATTGTTGATAATAGAGAACTAGATAAAAATTCAGCTTTCTTTTTAACAGGTATGCCAAATCATTACATACAAGATATTCAGTTAAATAATATACAGTTTACTGTTGCTGGTGGAGGTACAAAACAAGATGCATCAAACAAAATAAAAGAATATACTTTAGAAACGATAGGCAATTGGTGGCCAGAATTTAGTAAAGTAGGTACTTTGCCTGCTTATGGTTTGTATGCAAGACATATAGAGGGTTTAACTGTAAATAATTTTCAGGTAAATACTATTACTGAAGATAAAAGACCAACCCTTGTTTTTGATGATGTAAAAGATGGATACATAGAAAATATATATTCAAACAGAAAGAAAATAACAAAAAAACAATTTGTAAATAAGTAA